The following coding sequences lie in one Tachysurus fulvidraco isolate hzauxx_2018 chromosome 19, HZAU_PFXX_2.0, whole genome shotgun sequence genomic window:
- the mdm1 gene encoding nuclear protein MDM1 isoform X2 produces the protein MTVHFKGISRHRSKHKARRVRDASPQRAMRLAGLPSDQLGICKEPQLQSKKRALLNPPQVSSSLQLGAPDALIRRQITTRLASPPAVALQSVISVAQAGSVENVETPLSPRPFKPTRTAETTPVQEECSPGHLSKVSDDQEAQKQPADAVNHVLRRKAGLKSERQRNCYQSSEYQRQFQWKNPAAESPLLTAQEMLYSSNRSIPPFKSNPVVMETEYKRSFKGSPPPRGPRLRRDMELNEDPPPKMENIHPEQNKRKKKRHRRLIRKSIPKEKTSEPQALEQKPETPQDQKAASPKVVRKLKTEYSSNFRSPLQYCCRDGAWVRTVGEEVHEWYHEVRELREKAEAYRKRAWGTHFSRQHLSQILSEQNCLWEASSGSSPSTFTDDDIHSTRSPVIEALDLASVGERCSPSSSLSLPASRKGPCKEVELPDSPTLHGQRRKAWDEEVNPCERGVAEIKQRKKEKPEDIDREGNINVHSEDNEEEDIGPETKQLPDAEESGNSSDEGRVPTPKLKSMAASQRTHHDRTTPATGGAILVSPPKIKYTKTYRSSEPPLGKVYSPYRQPSCVSVPDSKNEGVSTCRSPLAAGMATVDPLPLREDTWIENSPERLLDPKPPRKSTRKKASSAWLIDDTPSHGNRIQGTMRNPEFLHNGNIGVHRPDGNIFLSSDCLSDNDLDDRMSQISFQSAASCSMASQVLDRAQKRKEDFWGKSQHHLGAHTTAEITAAYSQPYNNV, from the exons ATGACAGTCCATTTTAAG GGCATCAGCAGGCATCGGAGTAAACATAAGGCGAGGCGAGTGAGAGACGCGTCACCGCAGCGAGCAATGCGATTGGCTGGACTGCCCTCTGATCAGCTGG GAATTTGCAAAGAACCCCAGCTTCAATCTAAGAAGAGAGCCCTCTTGAACCCACCTCAAGTGTCCTCTTCCCTACAGTTGGGAGCTCCAGATGCTTTAATCAGGAGGCAGATAACAACCCGGCTTGCTTCGCCTCCAGCTGTAGCACTCCAGAGTGTAATCTCTGTAGCACAAGCAGGCAGTGTAGAGAATGTAGAAACCCCTCTATCCCCGAGACCATTCAAACCAACAAGAACTGCAGAAACGACGCCGGTCCAGGAAGAATGCTCTCCTGGTCATCTGTCCAAAGTATCTGATGACCAGGAGGCACAAAAACAACCAGCAGACGCG GTTAACCATGTACTGAGGAGGAAGGCAGGCCTGAAGTCAGAGCGCCAGAGAAATTGCTACCAGAGCTCTGAGTATCAGAGACAGTTTCAGTGGAAAAATCCAGCAGCTGAATCACCTCTTCTCACTGCCCAAGAG ATGTTGTACTCCAGCAACAGATCGATCCCACCTTTTAAGTCCAATCCTGTAGTAATGGAGACTGAATACAAGAGGAGCTTTAAAGGATCCCCTCCACCCAGAGGCCCACGCCTACGAAGAGACATGGAACTAAATGAGGATCCACCTCCCAAAATGGAGAATATCCACCCAGAGCAG aataaaaggaagaaaaaacggCATCGACGACTAATCAGGAAGTCAATCCCCAAAGAGAAAACTTCAGAGCCACAGGCCTTAGAGCAGAAACCGGAGACACCACAAGACCAAAAAGCTGCTTCACCCAaagtggtgag GAAGCTGAAGACTGAATATAGCTCAAACTTCCGCTCTCCTCTTCAATACTGCTGCAGAGATGGTGCCTGGGTCAGAACTGTAGGAGAGGAG GTTCATGAGTGGTATCATGAG GTGCGGGAGTTGCGGGAGAAAGCAGAAGCCTATAGAAAGAGGGCCTGGGGAACTCACTTCTCCCGACAGCACCTGAGCCAGATCCTGTCTGAGCAGAACTGCCTATGGGAAGCATCTAGTGGTTCTTCTCCCTCCACATTCACTGATGATGACATTCATTCCACCAGAAGTCCCGTCATCGAGGCCCTGGACCTGGCCAG TGTCGGGGAGAGGTGTAGCCCCAGTTCTTCCTTGTCCTTGCCTGCAAGTAGGAAAGGCCCTTGTAAAGAGGTAGAGCTTCCCGACAGCCCCACCCTTCATGGACAGAGGAGAAAGGCATGGGATGAGGAAGTAAATCCTTGTGAGAGGGGTGTGGCCGAGATAAAGCAGCGAAAGAAGGAGAAACCAGAGGACATCGATAGGGaaggaaatataaatgtgcattcAGAAGACAACGAGGAAGA GGACATTGGGCCAGAAACAAAGCAATTACCAGATGCAGAAGAGTCAGGAAACTCCAGTGATGAGGGCAGGGTGCCTACTCCCAAACTTAAATCAATGGCAGCTTCACAGAGGACTCATCATGACCGCACCACCCCTGCGACTG GTGGTGCTATACTGGTCTCCCCTCCAAAGATTAAATATACCAAGACGTACAGGAGTAGTGAACCACCACTTGGGAAAGTTTACTCACCTTACAGACAACCCAGTTGTGTCTCAGTGCCAGACAGCAAG AATGAAGGCGTGAGTACGTGTCGTTCTCCTCTTGCAGCAGGGATGGCAACAGTAGACCCACTTCCCTTAAGAGAAGACACATGGATTGAGAACTCTCCTGAACGCTTGCTTGATCCGAAACCACCCAGAAAATCAACTCGCAAAAAAGCAAGCAGCGCTTGGCTCATAGACGATACCCCATCACATGGCAATAGAATCCAAGGCACAATGAGAAACCCAGAGTTTCTGCATAACG GTAATATAGGAGTACATCGGCCAGACGGAAATATTTTCCTTTCCAGTGACTGTCTATCTGACAACG ATTTGGATGACAGGATGTCCCAGATCTCATTCCAGTCAGCAGCTTCCTGCTCTATGGCATCCCAGGTATTGGACCGGGCGCAGAAGAGGAAAGAAGACTTCTGGGGAAAGAGTCAACACCATCTCGGGGCTCACACTACTGCAGAAATAACAGCTGCCTACTCACAGCCCTATAATAATGTGTAG
- the mdm1 gene encoding nuclear protein MDM1 isoform X5: MTVHFKGISRHRSKHKARRVRDASPQRAMRLAGLPSDQLGICKEPQLQSKKRALLNPPQVSSSLQLGAPDALIRRQITTRLASPPAVALQSVISVAQAGSVENVETPLSPRPFKPTRTAETTPVQEECSPGHLSKVSDDQEAQKQPADAVNHVLRRKAGLKSERQRNCYQSSEYQRQFQWKNPAAESPLLTAQEMLYSSNRSIPPFKSNPVVMETEYKRSFKGSPPPRGPRLRRDMELNEDPPPKMENIHPEQNKRKKKRHRRLIRKSIPKEKTSEPQALEQKPETPQDQKAASPKVVRCVKLKTEYSSNFRSPLQYCCRDGAWVRTVGEEVHEWYHEVRELREKAEAYRKRAWGTHFSRQHLSQILSEQNCLWEASSGSSPSTFTDDDIHSTRSPVIEALDLARKGPCKEVELPDSPTLHGQRRKAWDEEVNPCERGVAEIKQRKKEKPEDIDREGNINVHSEDNEEEDIGPETKQLPDAEESGNSSDEGRVPTPKLKSMAASQRTHHDRTTPATGGAILVSPPKIKYTKTYRSSEPPLGKVYSPYRQPSCVSVPDSKNEGVSTCRSPLAAGMATVDPLPLREDTWIENSPERLLDPKPPRKSTRKKASSAWLIDDTPSHGNRIQGTMRNPEFLHNGNIGVHRPDGNIFLSSDCLSDNDLDDRMSQISFQSAASCSMASQVLDRAQKRKEDFWGKSQHHLGAHTTAEITAAYSQPYNNV, translated from the exons ATGACAGTCCATTTTAAG GGCATCAGCAGGCATCGGAGTAAACATAAGGCGAGGCGAGTGAGAGACGCGTCACCGCAGCGAGCAATGCGATTGGCTGGACTGCCCTCTGATCAGCTGG GAATTTGCAAAGAACCCCAGCTTCAATCTAAGAAGAGAGCCCTCTTGAACCCACCTCAAGTGTCCTCTTCCCTACAGTTGGGAGCTCCAGATGCTTTAATCAGGAGGCAGATAACAACCCGGCTTGCTTCGCCTCCAGCTGTAGCACTCCAGAGTGTAATCTCTGTAGCACAAGCAGGCAGTGTAGAGAATGTAGAAACCCCTCTATCCCCGAGACCATTCAAACCAACAAGAACTGCAGAAACGACGCCGGTCCAGGAAGAATGCTCTCCTGGTCATCTGTCCAAAGTATCTGATGACCAGGAGGCACAAAAACAACCAGCAGACGCG GTTAACCATGTACTGAGGAGGAAGGCAGGCCTGAAGTCAGAGCGCCAGAGAAATTGCTACCAGAGCTCTGAGTATCAGAGACAGTTTCAGTGGAAAAATCCAGCAGCTGAATCACCTCTTCTCACTGCCCAAGAG ATGTTGTACTCCAGCAACAGATCGATCCCACCTTTTAAGTCCAATCCTGTAGTAATGGAGACTGAATACAAGAGGAGCTTTAAAGGATCCCCTCCACCCAGAGGCCCACGCCTACGAAGAGACATGGAACTAAATGAGGATCCACCTCCCAAAATGGAGAATATCCACCCAGAGCAG aataaaaggaagaaaaaacggCATCGACGACTAATCAGGAAGTCAATCCCCAAAGAGAAAACTTCAGAGCCACAGGCCTTAGAGCAGAAACCGGAGACACCACAAGACCAAAAAGCTGCTTCACCCAaagtggtgaggtgtgt GAAGCTGAAGACTGAATATAGCTCAAACTTCCGCTCTCCTCTTCAATACTGCTGCAGAGATGGTGCCTGGGTCAGAACTGTAGGAGAGGAG GTTCATGAGTGGTATCATGAG GTGCGGGAGTTGCGGGAGAAAGCAGAAGCCTATAGAAAGAGGGCCTGGGGAACTCACTTCTCCCGACAGCACCTGAGCCAGATCCTGTCTGAGCAGAACTGCCTATGGGAAGCATCTAGTGGTTCTTCTCCCTCCACATTCACTGATGATGACATTCATTCCACCAGAAGTCCCGTCATCGAGGCCCTGGACCTGGCCAG GAAAGGCCCTTGTAAAGAGGTAGAGCTTCCCGACAGCCCCACCCTTCATGGACAGAGGAGAAAGGCATGGGATGAGGAAGTAAATCCTTGTGAGAGGGGTGTGGCCGAGATAAAGCAGCGAAAGAAGGAGAAACCAGAGGACATCGATAGGGaaggaaatataaatgtgcattcAGAAGACAACGAGGAAGA GGACATTGGGCCAGAAACAAAGCAATTACCAGATGCAGAAGAGTCAGGAAACTCCAGTGATGAGGGCAGGGTGCCTACTCCCAAACTTAAATCAATGGCAGCTTCACAGAGGACTCATCATGACCGCACCACCCCTGCGACTG GTGGTGCTATACTGGTCTCCCCTCCAAAGATTAAATATACCAAGACGTACAGGAGTAGTGAACCACCACTTGGGAAAGTTTACTCACCTTACAGACAACCCAGTTGTGTCTCAGTGCCAGACAGCAAG AATGAAGGCGTGAGTACGTGTCGTTCTCCTCTTGCAGCAGGGATGGCAACAGTAGACCCACTTCCCTTAAGAGAAGACACATGGATTGAGAACTCTCCTGAACGCTTGCTTGATCCGAAACCACCCAGAAAATCAACTCGCAAAAAAGCAAGCAGCGCTTGGCTCATAGACGATACCCCATCACATGGCAATAGAATCCAAGGCACAATGAGAAACCCAGAGTTTCTGCATAACG GTAATATAGGAGTACATCGGCCAGACGGAAATATTTTCCTTTCCAGTGACTGTCTATCTGACAACG ATTTGGATGACAGGATGTCCCAGATCTCATTCCAGTCAGCAGCTTCCTGCTCTATGGCATCCCAGGTATTGGACCGGGCGCAGAAGAGGAAAGAAGACTTCTGGGGAAAGAGTCAACACCATCTCGGGGCTCACACTACTGCAGAAATAACAGCTGCCTACTCACAGCCCTATAATAATGTGTAG
- the mdm1 gene encoding nuclear protein MDM1 isoform X3: MTVHFKGISRHRSKHKARRVRDASPQRAMRLAGLPSDQLGICKEPQLQSKKRALLNPPQVSSSLQLGAPDALIRRQITTRLASPPAVALQSVISVAQAGSVENVETPLSPRPFKPTRTAETTPVQEECSPGHLSKVSDDQEAQKQPADAVNHVLRRKAGLKSERQRNCYQSSEYQRQFQWKNPAAESPLLTAQEMLYSSNRSIPPFKSNPVVMETEYKRSFKGSPPPRGPRLRRDMELNEDPPPKMENIHPEQNKRKKKRHRRLIRKSIPKEKTSEPQALEQKPETPQDQKAASPKVVRCVKLKTEYSSNFRSPLQYCCRDGAWVRTVGEEVRELREKAEAYRKRAWGTHFSRQHLSQILSEQNCLWEASSGSSPSTFTDDDIHSTRSPVIEALDLASVGERCSPSSSLSLPASRKGPCKEVELPDSPTLHGQRRKAWDEEVNPCERGVAEIKQRKKEKPEDIDREGNINVHSEDNEEEDIGPETKQLPDAEESGNSSDEGRVPTPKLKSMAASQRTHHDRTTPATGGAILVSPPKIKYTKTYRSSEPPLGKVYSPYRQPSCVSVPDSKNEGVSTCRSPLAAGMATVDPLPLREDTWIENSPERLLDPKPPRKSTRKKASSAWLIDDTPSHGNRIQGTMRNPEFLHNGNIGVHRPDGNIFLSSDCLSDNDLDDRMSQISFQSAASCSMASQVLDRAQKRKEDFWGKSQHHLGAHTTAEITAAYSQPYNNV, from the exons ATGACAGTCCATTTTAAG GGCATCAGCAGGCATCGGAGTAAACATAAGGCGAGGCGAGTGAGAGACGCGTCACCGCAGCGAGCAATGCGATTGGCTGGACTGCCCTCTGATCAGCTGG GAATTTGCAAAGAACCCCAGCTTCAATCTAAGAAGAGAGCCCTCTTGAACCCACCTCAAGTGTCCTCTTCCCTACAGTTGGGAGCTCCAGATGCTTTAATCAGGAGGCAGATAACAACCCGGCTTGCTTCGCCTCCAGCTGTAGCACTCCAGAGTGTAATCTCTGTAGCACAAGCAGGCAGTGTAGAGAATGTAGAAACCCCTCTATCCCCGAGACCATTCAAACCAACAAGAACTGCAGAAACGACGCCGGTCCAGGAAGAATGCTCTCCTGGTCATCTGTCCAAAGTATCTGATGACCAGGAGGCACAAAAACAACCAGCAGACGCG GTTAACCATGTACTGAGGAGGAAGGCAGGCCTGAAGTCAGAGCGCCAGAGAAATTGCTACCAGAGCTCTGAGTATCAGAGACAGTTTCAGTGGAAAAATCCAGCAGCTGAATCACCTCTTCTCACTGCCCAAGAG ATGTTGTACTCCAGCAACAGATCGATCCCACCTTTTAAGTCCAATCCTGTAGTAATGGAGACTGAATACAAGAGGAGCTTTAAAGGATCCCCTCCACCCAGAGGCCCACGCCTACGAAGAGACATGGAACTAAATGAGGATCCACCTCCCAAAATGGAGAATATCCACCCAGAGCAG aataaaaggaagaaaaaacggCATCGACGACTAATCAGGAAGTCAATCCCCAAAGAGAAAACTTCAGAGCCACAGGCCTTAGAGCAGAAACCGGAGACACCACAAGACCAAAAAGCTGCTTCACCCAaagtggtgaggtgtgt GAAGCTGAAGACTGAATATAGCTCAAACTTCCGCTCTCCTCTTCAATACTGCTGCAGAGATGGTGCCTGGGTCAGAACTGTAGGAGAGGAG GTGCGGGAGTTGCGGGAGAAAGCAGAAGCCTATAGAAAGAGGGCCTGGGGAACTCACTTCTCCCGACAGCACCTGAGCCAGATCCTGTCTGAGCAGAACTGCCTATGGGAAGCATCTAGTGGTTCTTCTCCCTCCACATTCACTGATGATGACATTCATTCCACCAGAAGTCCCGTCATCGAGGCCCTGGACCTGGCCAG TGTCGGGGAGAGGTGTAGCCCCAGTTCTTCCTTGTCCTTGCCTGCAAGTAGGAAAGGCCCTTGTAAAGAGGTAGAGCTTCCCGACAGCCCCACCCTTCATGGACAGAGGAGAAAGGCATGGGATGAGGAAGTAAATCCTTGTGAGAGGGGTGTGGCCGAGATAAAGCAGCGAAAGAAGGAGAAACCAGAGGACATCGATAGGGaaggaaatataaatgtgcattcAGAAGACAACGAGGAAGA GGACATTGGGCCAGAAACAAAGCAATTACCAGATGCAGAAGAGTCAGGAAACTCCAGTGATGAGGGCAGGGTGCCTACTCCCAAACTTAAATCAATGGCAGCTTCACAGAGGACTCATCATGACCGCACCACCCCTGCGACTG GTGGTGCTATACTGGTCTCCCCTCCAAAGATTAAATATACCAAGACGTACAGGAGTAGTGAACCACCACTTGGGAAAGTTTACTCACCTTACAGACAACCCAGTTGTGTCTCAGTGCCAGACAGCAAG AATGAAGGCGTGAGTACGTGTCGTTCTCCTCTTGCAGCAGGGATGGCAACAGTAGACCCACTTCCCTTAAGAGAAGACACATGGATTGAGAACTCTCCTGAACGCTTGCTTGATCCGAAACCACCCAGAAAATCAACTCGCAAAAAAGCAAGCAGCGCTTGGCTCATAGACGATACCCCATCACATGGCAATAGAATCCAAGGCACAATGAGAAACCCAGAGTTTCTGCATAACG GTAATATAGGAGTACATCGGCCAGACGGAAATATTTTCCTTTCCAGTGACTGTCTATCTGACAACG ATTTGGATGACAGGATGTCCCAGATCTCATTCCAGTCAGCAGCTTCCTGCTCTATGGCATCCCAGGTATTGGACCGGGCGCAGAAGAGGAAAGAAGACTTCTGGGGAAAGAGTCAACACCATCTCGGGGCTCACACTACTGCAGAAATAACAGCTGCCTACTCACAGCCCTATAATAATGTGTAG
- the mdm1 gene encoding nuclear protein MDM1 isoform X1 gives MTVHFKGISRHRSKHKARRVRDASPQRAMRLAGLPSDQLGICKEPQLQSKKRALLNPPQVSSSLQLGAPDALIRRQITTRLASPPAVALQSVISVAQAGSVENVETPLSPRPFKPTRTAETTPVQEECSPGHLSKVSDDQEAQKQPADAVNHVLRRKAGLKSERQRNCYQSSEYQRQFQWKNPAAESPLLTAQEMLYSSNRSIPPFKSNPVVMETEYKRSFKGSPPPRGPRLRRDMELNEDPPPKMENIHPEQNKRKKKRHRRLIRKSIPKEKTSEPQALEQKPETPQDQKAASPKVVRCVKLKTEYSSNFRSPLQYCCRDGAWVRTVGEEVHEWYHEVRELREKAEAYRKRAWGTHFSRQHLSQILSEQNCLWEASSGSSPSTFTDDDIHSTRSPVIEALDLASVGERCSPSSSLSLPASRKGPCKEVELPDSPTLHGQRRKAWDEEVNPCERGVAEIKQRKKEKPEDIDREGNINVHSEDNEEEDIGPETKQLPDAEESGNSSDEGRVPTPKLKSMAASQRTHHDRTTPATGGAILVSPPKIKYTKTYRSSEPPLGKVYSPYRQPSCVSVPDSKNEGVSTCRSPLAAGMATVDPLPLREDTWIENSPERLLDPKPPRKSTRKKASSAWLIDDTPSHGNRIQGTMRNPEFLHNGNIGVHRPDGNIFLSSDCLSDNDLDDRMSQISFQSAASCSMASQVLDRAQKRKEDFWGKSQHHLGAHTTAEITAAYSQPYNNV, from the exons ATGACAGTCCATTTTAAG GGCATCAGCAGGCATCGGAGTAAACATAAGGCGAGGCGAGTGAGAGACGCGTCACCGCAGCGAGCAATGCGATTGGCTGGACTGCCCTCTGATCAGCTGG GAATTTGCAAAGAACCCCAGCTTCAATCTAAGAAGAGAGCCCTCTTGAACCCACCTCAAGTGTCCTCTTCCCTACAGTTGGGAGCTCCAGATGCTTTAATCAGGAGGCAGATAACAACCCGGCTTGCTTCGCCTCCAGCTGTAGCACTCCAGAGTGTAATCTCTGTAGCACAAGCAGGCAGTGTAGAGAATGTAGAAACCCCTCTATCCCCGAGACCATTCAAACCAACAAGAACTGCAGAAACGACGCCGGTCCAGGAAGAATGCTCTCCTGGTCATCTGTCCAAAGTATCTGATGACCAGGAGGCACAAAAACAACCAGCAGACGCG GTTAACCATGTACTGAGGAGGAAGGCAGGCCTGAAGTCAGAGCGCCAGAGAAATTGCTACCAGAGCTCTGAGTATCAGAGACAGTTTCAGTGGAAAAATCCAGCAGCTGAATCACCTCTTCTCACTGCCCAAGAG ATGTTGTACTCCAGCAACAGATCGATCCCACCTTTTAAGTCCAATCCTGTAGTAATGGAGACTGAATACAAGAGGAGCTTTAAAGGATCCCCTCCACCCAGAGGCCCACGCCTACGAAGAGACATGGAACTAAATGAGGATCCACCTCCCAAAATGGAGAATATCCACCCAGAGCAG aataaaaggaagaaaaaacggCATCGACGACTAATCAGGAAGTCAATCCCCAAAGAGAAAACTTCAGAGCCACAGGCCTTAGAGCAGAAACCGGAGACACCACAAGACCAAAAAGCTGCTTCACCCAaagtggtgaggtgtgt GAAGCTGAAGACTGAATATAGCTCAAACTTCCGCTCTCCTCTTCAATACTGCTGCAGAGATGGTGCCTGGGTCAGAACTGTAGGAGAGGAG GTTCATGAGTGGTATCATGAG GTGCGGGAGTTGCGGGAGAAAGCAGAAGCCTATAGAAAGAGGGCCTGGGGAACTCACTTCTCCCGACAGCACCTGAGCCAGATCCTGTCTGAGCAGAACTGCCTATGGGAAGCATCTAGTGGTTCTTCTCCCTCCACATTCACTGATGATGACATTCATTCCACCAGAAGTCCCGTCATCGAGGCCCTGGACCTGGCCAG TGTCGGGGAGAGGTGTAGCCCCAGTTCTTCCTTGTCCTTGCCTGCAAGTAGGAAAGGCCCTTGTAAAGAGGTAGAGCTTCCCGACAGCCCCACCCTTCATGGACAGAGGAGAAAGGCATGGGATGAGGAAGTAAATCCTTGTGAGAGGGGTGTGGCCGAGATAAAGCAGCGAAAGAAGGAGAAACCAGAGGACATCGATAGGGaaggaaatataaatgtgcattcAGAAGACAACGAGGAAGA GGACATTGGGCCAGAAACAAAGCAATTACCAGATGCAGAAGAGTCAGGAAACTCCAGTGATGAGGGCAGGGTGCCTACTCCCAAACTTAAATCAATGGCAGCTTCACAGAGGACTCATCATGACCGCACCACCCCTGCGACTG GTGGTGCTATACTGGTCTCCCCTCCAAAGATTAAATATACCAAGACGTACAGGAGTAGTGAACCACCACTTGGGAAAGTTTACTCACCTTACAGACAACCCAGTTGTGTCTCAGTGCCAGACAGCAAG AATGAAGGCGTGAGTACGTGTCGTTCTCCTCTTGCAGCAGGGATGGCAACAGTAGACCCACTTCCCTTAAGAGAAGACACATGGATTGAGAACTCTCCTGAACGCTTGCTTGATCCGAAACCACCCAGAAAATCAACTCGCAAAAAAGCAAGCAGCGCTTGGCTCATAGACGATACCCCATCACATGGCAATAGAATCCAAGGCACAATGAGAAACCCAGAGTTTCTGCATAACG GTAATATAGGAGTACATCGGCCAGACGGAAATATTTTCCTTTCCAGTGACTGTCTATCTGACAACG ATTTGGATGACAGGATGTCCCAGATCTCATTCCAGTCAGCAGCTTCCTGCTCTATGGCATCCCAGGTATTGGACCGGGCGCAGAAGAGGAAAGAAGACTTCTGGGGAAAGAGTCAACACCATCTCGGGGCTCACACTACTGCAGAAATAACAGCTGCCTACTCACAGCCCTATAATAATGTGTAG
- the mdm1 gene encoding nuclear protein MDM1 isoform X4, which yields MTVHFKGISRHRSKHKARRVRDASPQRAMRLAGLPSDQLGICKEPQLQSKKRALLNPPQVSSSLQLGAPDALIRRQITTRLASPPAVALQSVISVAQAGSVENVETPLSPRPFKPTRTAETTPVQEECSPGHLSKVSDDQEAQKQPADAVNHVLRRKAGLKSERQRNCYQSSEYQRQFQWKNPAAESPLLTAQEMLYSSNRSIPPFKSNPVVMETEYKRSFKGSPPPRGPRLRRDMELNEDPPPKMENIHPEQNKRKKKRHRRLIRKSIPKEKTSEPQALEQKPETPQDQKAASPKVVRKLKTEYSSNFRSPLQYCCRDGAWVRTVGEEVRELREKAEAYRKRAWGTHFSRQHLSQILSEQNCLWEASSGSSPSTFTDDDIHSTRSPVIEALDLASVGERCSPSSSLSLPASRKGPCKEVELPDSPTLHGQRRKAWDEEVNPCERGVAEIKQRKKEKPEDIDREGNINVHSEDNEEEDIGPETKQLPDAEESGNSSDEGRVPTPKLKSMAASQRTHHDRTTPATGGAILVSPPKIKYTKTYRSSEPPLGKVYSPYRQPSCVSVPDSKNEGVSTCRSPLAAGMATVDPLPLREDTWIENSPERLLDPKPPRKSTRKKASSAWLIDDTPSHGNRIQGTMRNPEFLHNGNIGVHRPDGNIFLSSDCLSDNDLDDRMSQISFQSAASCSMASQVLDRAQKRKEDFWGKSQHHLGAHTTAEITAAYSQPYNNV from the exons ATGACAGTCCATTTTAAG GGCATCAGCAGGCATCGGAGTAAACATAAGGCGAGGCGAGTGAGAGACGCGTCACCGCAGCGAGCAATGCGATTGGCTGGACTGCCCTCTGATCAGCTGG GAATTTGCAAAGAACCCCAGCTTCAATCTAAGAAGAGAGCCCTCTTGAACCCACCTCAAGTGTCCTCTTCCCTACAGTTGGGAGCTCCAGATGCTTTAATCAGGAGGCAGATAACAACCCGGCTTGCTTCGCCTCCAGCTGTAGCACTCCAGAGTGTAATCTCTGTAGCACAAGCAGGCAGTGTAGAGAATGTAGAAACCCCTCTATCCCCGAGACCATTCAAACCAACAAGAACTGCAGAAACGACGCCGGTCCAGGAAGAATGCTCTCCTGGTCATCTGTCCAAAGTATCTGATGACCAGGAGGCACAAAAACAACCAGCAGACGCG GTTAACCATGTACTGAGGAGGAAGGCAGGCCTGAAGTCAGAGCGCCAGAGAAATTGCTACCAGAGCTCTGAGTATCAGAGACAGTTTCAGTGGAAAAATCCAGCAGCTGAATCACCTCTTCTCACTGCCCAAGAG ATGTTGTACTCCAGCAACAGATCGATCCCACCTTTTAAGTCCAATCCTGTAGTAATGGAGACTGAATACAAGAGGAGCTTTAAAGGATCCCCTCCACCCAGAGGCCCACGCCTACGAAGAGACATGGAACTAAATGAGGATCCACCTCCCAAAATGGAGAATATCCACCCAGAGCAG aataaaaggaagaaaaaacggCATCGACGACTAATCAGGAAGTCAATCCCCAAAGAGAAAACTTCAGAGCCACAGGCCTTAGAGCAGAAACCGGAGACACCACAAGACCAAAAAGCTGCTTCACCCAaagtggtgag GAAGCTGAAGACTGAATATAGCTCAAACTTCCGCTCTCCTCTTCAATACTGCTGCAGAGATGGTGCCTGGGTCAGAACTGTAGGAGAGGAG GTGCGGGAGTTGCGGGAGAAAGCAGAAGCCTATAGAAAGAGGGCCTGGGGAACTCACTTCTCCCGACAGCACCTGAGCCAGATCCTGTCTGAGCAGAACTGCCTATGGGAAGCATCTAGTGGTTCTTCTCCCTCCACATTCACTGATGATGACATTCATTCCACCAGAAGTCCCGTCATCGAGGCCCTGGACCTGGCCAG TGTCGGGGAGAGGTGTAGCCCCAGTTCTTCCTTGTCCTTGCCTGCAAGTAGGAAAGGCCCTTGTAAAGAGGTAGAGCTTCCCGACAGCCCCACCCTTCATGGACAGAGGAGAAAGGCATGGGATGAGGAAGTAAATCCTTGTGAGAGGGGTGTGGCCGAGATAAAGCAGCGAAAGAAGGAGAAACCAGAGGACATCGATAGGGaaggaaatataaatgtgcattcAGAAGACAACGAGGAAGA GGACATTGGGCCAGAAACAAAGCAATTACCAGATGCAGAAGAGTCAGGAAACTCCAGTGATGAGGGCAGGGTGCCTACTCCCAAACTTAAATCAATGGCAGCTTCACAGAGGACTCATCATGACCGCACCACCCCTGCGACTG GTGGTGCTATACTGGTCTCCCCTCCAAAGATTAAATATACCAAGACGTACAGGAGTAGTGAACCACCACTTGGGAAAGTTTACTCACCTTACAGACAACCCAGTTGTGTCTCAGTGCCAGACAGCAAG AATGAAGGCGTGAGTACGTGTCGTTCTCCTCTTGCAGCAGGGATGGCAACAGTAGACCCACTTCCCTTAAGAGAAGACACATGGATTGAGAACTCTCCTGAACGCTTGCTTGATCCGAAACCACCCAGAAAATCAACTCGCAAAAAAGCAAGCAGCGCTTGGCTCATAGACGATACCCCATCACATGGCAATAGAATCCAAGGCACAATGAGAAACCCAGAGTTTCTGCATAACG GTAATATAGGAGTACATCGGCCAGACGGAAATATTTTCCTTTCCAGTGACTGTCTATCTGACAACG ATTTGGATGACAGGATGTCCCAGATCTCATTCCAGTCAGCAGCTTCCTGCTCTATGGCATCCCAGGTATTGGACCGGGCGCAGAAGAGGAAAGAAGACTTCTGGGGAAAGAGTCAACACCATCTCGGGGCTCACACTACTGCAGAAATAACAGCTGCCTACTCACAGCCCTATAATAATGTGTAG